The sequence ACAAAAAAAAAGTTGCAGGGAATATGATATCACTTCTGACTTTGGAGAGTGTTAAAAAAACTAGATTTCAATTATTACATCaaataataaaaaattcaaattcaaaaggTGTTTATAGTCAAATACAAGTAGTGTGGCTTCACTTGGAACATTATCAAATACAAATTGTATGTGTGCTGTTTTAAGGTCCAAGTTTCCAATGTAGTCAAACATGGAACATTTACCATAATTACACCAACTTTAGCGCAATATTCATCGGCACACTTGATAAACCCAAAATTACGATAATAATGTGTAATGGACAACACACACATGAAACTTACTCCTTCACTATTTCTGCACACGTCTCAAAATGCTTTGACCGGCtcataaaaattattattttttaaaattttattttttaaataaaaatataatttatactaaaattcacaaaaatatttattttaaaatacttAATATGACTATATGATCAAGCAACTTTAAACTAGGTGTAGTCAAACAAAAATATGTAAACGGTCTTTCTAATATGTGCCCAATGACACATAATAAGTACTAAATTTTATGAGTTTGATGCATTTTTATTGGTGGAGTTATTGTAAATGCAGGGTccatcaatatttatgattagaGGACCAATCAAAATGCACCAAACTCATTAGAATTAGTGCTTATTATATGCCCTTGGGCACACATTAGAAACACGACAGATAAATATAAGAAAGCCCGGAGAATGTCAAACGCCGTTTATGTACTGGTTATAGAATGATTTAAAGCTTGATAAAAAAGAATAATTTAAAGTTGAAAATTAATATCATTATTCACATATATAGTTTAataattacatttttattttacACTTTGAACActtccttataaattaaaaaatttaataaaattatccaaacaaATGACAATCATTTAATAGagtcaaaaacaaaacaaaaaaattatatttttatttgttttggaAAGAAAAAGTAATACAAACCGACATTTTATAATTTTAAGGTAAGGCGACTATAAAAAGAGGCGTGTGAGGAGTAAAAAGGAAAGAAAAAACAGGGAGAGAAAATGTCGGGGAAAGGAGCCAAGGGATTGGTATCAGCAGCGGGCAAAGCTCCTTCTTCCAAAACCCTCAACAAAGACAAGAAGAAAGCCACCACTCGTTCTGTTCGTGCTGGTCTTCAggtcatctctctctctctctctctctctctctgtctctctccctccctctctgtctctctctctctctctctctcctctcactctctgtctctctgtctctctctctctctctctctctccctctctctccctccctctctctgtctctctccctcctctctctctctcccctcactctctgtctctctctcttgCTCCCTCTCTCTCCGTTATTTGAAATTTGGGGTTAATCATTTTCGTTCTGAATTTTGTGTGGATTAATTCTAATCACTTAATTCATTGTATCTTACCCTGATTCTGTGACAGTAAAATAGACGATTTAGATTTAATTTATCCCGAAATGGTCTCTTTATTTTTCATTTGTTGCTGTTTTTTGTTTGCGTGATCATCTTGACATTGTGTAGTGTATTTATTCTTTCTATACATTTTTTGAGTTGATACTCTTTAATTCAGCAGTATAGAGATGTTCATATAGTTGCGAAATAAAACTAAACCAAACTAAACAAGATGTTCCAGGTTTGTCTTGCCCAGGGACATTGGATAGACTGCTTCCGATTTTTCCAACTTATGATCTAGTGGATAACTGTTGACACTTAATCATTGTTGAGCATGACCTTGGTTGTAAACTAATTGATATCAATTTCTTGCTATATATACTATCATTAATAATATCTGGATTGTTGTCGAATGATAACCACACTGAACCTCCTTTCAGTGGAAGTGTATATTCTCCCTACTCTGCTAGGTGGTGTACCAGATAATTTGTTTTCCAGTTTTTAAATGGAATCAGTTGACATATCTATTACATGTACGTGTAGGCAAAATCGACATTGTATAGTGGGTTACTTTTTGATTTTTGATCCATTTATTGATTGTTTAATGTAAGGAGCATAACATTTTGCATTGTACTATCCTTTAGTTTAAGGGGTATTAGTCGTCTTGGATATGTTTTATTGATAATGTTGTGTGATTGTTTCGTAATATTGTCAATAATCAAGAATAAAGCATATGTTGTTCATCTCAGAAACTATTACTGTTCTCTCTGGCTCTCATTTCTAGATGTTATTCGTTTGTTTATTGCAGTTTCCAGTGGGTCGTATTCACAGGCTTTTGAAGACGAGGGTTTCTGCAAATGGAAGGGTTGGAGCAACAGCTGCAGTTTATACAGCAGCAATACTGGAGTATCTGACTGCAGAAGTGCTGGAGTTGGCAGGTAATGCAAGCAAGGATCTAAAGGTTAAACGTATAACCCCGAGACACTTGCAGCTTGCTATTCGGGGAGATGAAGAACTCGACACTCTCATTAAGGGAACCATAGCCGGTGGAGGAGTTATTCCTCACATCCATAAGTCGCTTATCAACAAGTCTTCCAAGGAGTAAGATGAACCGCAGAGTTTCTACTCGTGGAGACTGAAAAAGAATTTAAAGAAACACAATGCAAAAACTCGATACATGCAGTGTCCATCTGTTTCTTTGTTTTGAGTCGAACAACCTTTACAGTGGCGTATGACTTTAAACATCAGTTTCTCTTGTCTGAAATGTTATGAACCTCAATTTTGTTTGCTGTTTGTCTTTTGAGTCTTGTTCTTGTGACATTTTTGTGTTTAAGCCTTCTAATATGATCTGTGCTTGGTGTGTGACTCCGTTTGTTTGGAAATTTCGGGGACAGGAAATGATATGGTTCCGTTTTTCTGTTTTTCTTCCCCTAATCGGCGATCATGAGCTTTTTTAGCCGGAGCACCGGAGGGATTGGATAGTAAAGTCCAATCTCTGATTCTTATAATCTCAAATATAGTACTTTTATAGATAAGTGTGTTTAATTAAGTTATAAGTCAAGTATTAATAAAGTAAAGCCTAGAAACGAGAAGTTAGTCATTAGTGTTTTGGAGTTTCAGCTTGAACTCAATTTCGTCCATGTGTTTACTTTTTGTAACTAGCAAGTATTTGTAATCCGggttaaaattttattattagcTGTATCTTTCATTTTTACCATTTTCATTCTTAACGTTAGAAGTCAATTGGATGAACAAATTGCAAAATGCAGAAATGTTTCTTTCTCCGAGTAATTAGAGTTATACGTCTTATAAATAATTATCTTTAATAACTCTTGGCGATTAGCGAGAATCGAACCCAGAATGTGGAATGAAAAATATAAGATTGTACCGATTAAAAAAATACTCCCTTTTGATGTATACAGTTTTTTCattttaaggtgaatataaaatatatattaaattttaaataacaAGTTTTTCTTGGACACAAaaaagtttaaaatattatttatgaaattatattttttaaaagtaTTAAAATACGTTCCCAGCCCCGGCACGCAAATTTACAGGGGGGGTATACAAGTAATTGGGCATCTTATCGTACCAAAACCAGTCAGATTGTTGTTTGCACGGATTTTTAGATAGTGTTTGTGTACTGTATATTTTTACAACTGATTTGAGCGGCTGACAGATTCTCTGAATCTTCATTATGCCCCATTATGCACTCCTGACCTCTTAAAAAGAAGCCTAATTAAAGAGAacaatacaataattattaaatataaagaaATATGTAGTATCTTCTCTTAATACTCTAAATTCAATCACATCACCATTCACCAGCAGCAGCAAGAAGATGTAATACATGTTAAAAAGTAGAAACAAGGAGATATAATAGAAGATAACACACTTTGGTTTGTAGAAAACATGCCTGACTGAGCGCTTTCATTACCAACTTGAATATAATGTACAAAGATGTTGATCCACGACATGAGTGGTTAACAACAGGACTTTCTGAGCACACTAAAAGTTACTAGACCTCACCAACAACAAGGCAGAGGGAAGATACAGAAAACATACATGAAAGAGTTCTATGACATCCTGCGGAGGCTACTGGTATGGCTCGAAACTAGTCAAAAAAACAACTGAAAGAAGAGGACTTCTTTTGAGAGTGAACTACAGGCTGGGGGAAGGGCAAAAGGAAAACCCCAATCCCAAACCCCACAAATAAACCTATTTGTACTTAATAACAAATGGTCCTACAAGTTTTGTAAATCTCGTATTCTTAAGAGTCTGCTTATAAAGGGTGATAAGGCTGCGAGCAACGCCTTTGGACACTCTTCATGCGGAAGATGGCCACAACCAGATATTGCTACAGTCTCTGCAATGCAACAGGTCAGTTCACGGTCAGATATGTTAATCTTATAAATTATACCTAATTAACAAATTCTTTGCACACATCACATCAAGGATAAAACATAATGACATTATCTGTCCAAAATATAACAGCTTTAAACCTTTGCACTCATTACATCAAGGATAAAACAGCTGTTTCTTGAATTAATACACATTTATTTTCTATCGAGGATTTTCTAACTTTACCAGTTTAAATAAGTACCAGCTCAATAACTCCAGGTTCCGAATAAAAACTAAACTGGTCAATACACTATAATACTAAATAAATGATACTCATTTAAAGGTTTTTATGTCCCAACTATAACGTATCATTTCACTTTAGTAGTTAGTACCGAGACTTAATTCACATGCTACCTCGTGATTCATGAAGTAAAGTATAGTGCAATACTTACAGAATTTACAAATTTCGAGCCATAGTTTGAACCAGTATTTAAAGAGACAACAGCATCTTCAGCTCCTGCGATAAATAAAACTGGGATATCTTGAACTGCTGCTACTAAAGATGCTGCATCTTTCGGGGAGAGAACTGTTTCAAATGATAGTCTAAGTATCTCATGGAGTGCTTCAACCCAGCCTTCTACATACAAAGGGGCCTGAATATAAATAATACCAACTCAGCAACGGTGAGATTTAACAATGCTGATCTAGAGGATGGTAATGTCTACAAGTACCAATTACAAAAGATGTCACGTTGGATGATAGATGAATAAAcaggaaaaagaaaaaaacagGGCCATTTGTTTCTGTAGTTATTCACCACTTTCTATTAGCCAACATTTTTTGACCGATTGTACGTAATTAAACCAAATCACATATTCCCCTGTATTTAATTGTAAAGCGAATATCAGCCTACCTTAGTCCATAAACAAAACATCGTTTTAAAATAGCAGAAGTGAGTAATGCTAATTCAACTGGAGATAGAAATAGGTCTTAAACCATGATTTGGTGGTATTGTTGGAGCAAAGTCGCAAATACTTGTGTTGGCAATCACCAAGATTGTAACATTACAAACCGCATTCACATGTCCTATACAAAACCCATTACCAACCTATATAGAGTATCTTCATTATAAAATCTAATGATCCAATAACAGTATACTCTTCATATTACATAGTTTCCTGCTGTTATAAGCTGGTAAACTTTTTCAAATAGAAATTTTTACTAGTTTGAACAAGTTTTCAAGAgaaagagataaaagctgaaaCTTTACTAAACCAATGGCGTGTCACACTTATAAATAATTAGCCATATAAAGAATTTGCT is a genomic window of Apium graveolens cultivar Ventura unplaced genomic scaffold, ASM990537v1 ctg1791, whole genome shotgun sequence containing:
- the LOC141700116 gene encoding putative histone H2A variant 3, translating into MSGKGAKGLVSAAGKAPSSKTLNKDKKKATTRSVRAGLQFPVGRIHRLLKTRVSANGRVGATAAVYTAAILEYLTAEVLELAGNASKDLKVKRITPRHLQLAIRGDEELDTLIKGTIAGGGVIPHIHKSLINKSSKE